In one window of Desulfarculaceae bacterium DNA:
- a CDS encoding rod shape-determining protein: MFLDPLLGLFSSDMAIDLGTANTLVYVKGKGIVLSEPSVVAVRQDARGSNRVLAVGKEAKMMLGRTPGNIRAIRPMKDGVIADFEVTEAMLRHFIRKVHARRTLVRPRIIISVPSGITQVEKRAVKESAESAGAREVYLIEEPMAAAIGAGLPITDPTSNMVVDIGGGTTEVAVISLAGVVYAKSVRVGGDKMDEAILQYVKRKHNLLIGERTAEMIKTTIGNAYPGGLEPEEGLAEGEAPIPVSIEVKGRDLITGIPKTMEITSEEVRNSITEQIDTIVETVKIALEQTPPELAADIVDNGIVLTGGGALLKGLDSLLARETGLPITITEDPLSTVVLGSGKALDELDLLKEVMIK, from the coding sequence ATGTTCCTAGACCCCCTGCTCGGCTTGTTCAGCAGCGACATGGCCATCGACCTGGGCACGGCCAACACCCTGGTCTATGTCAAGGGCAAGGGCATCGTGCTCTCCGAGCCCAGCGTGGTGGCGGTGCGCCAGGACGCCCGGGGCTCCAATCGGGTCCTGGCCGTGGGCAAAGAGGCCAAGATGATGCTGGGGCGCACCCCGGGCAACATCCGCGCCATCCGCCCCATGAAGGACGGGGTCATCGCCGACTTCGAGGTGACCGAGGCCATGCTTCGCCACTTCATCCGCAAGGTGCACGCGCGCCGCACCCTGGTTCGGCCCCGCATCATCATCAGCGTGCCCAGCGGCATCACCCAGGTGGAAAAACGCGCGGTCAAGGAAAGCGCCGAGAGCGCCGGGGCCCGCGAGGTGTACCTGATCGAGGAGCCCATGGCCGCGGCCATCGGGGCGGGGCTGCCCATCACCGACCCCACCAGCAACATGGTGGTGGATATCGGCGGCGGCACCACCGAAGTGGCGGTCATCTCCCTGGCCGGCGTGGTCTACGCCAAGAGCGTGCGCGTGGGCGGCGACAAGATGGACGAGGCCATCCTCCAATACGTCAAGCGCAAGCACAACCTGCTCATCGGCGAGCGCACCGCCGAGATGATCAAGACCACCATCGGCAACGCCTACCCCGGCGGCCTGGAGCCCGAAGAGGGCCTGGCCGAGGGCGAGGCGCCCATCCCCGTATCCATCGAGGTGAAGGGGCGCGACCTGATCACCGGCATCCCCAAGACCATGGAGATCACCTCCGAGGAGGTGCGCAACTCCATCACCGAGCAGATCGACACCATCGTGGAGACGGTGAAGATCGCCCTGGAGCAGACCCCGCCCGAGCTGGCCGCCGACATCGTGGACAACGGCATCGTGCTCACCGGCGGCGGCGCCCTGCTCAAGGGCCTGGATTCCCTTTTGGCCCGGGAGACCGGCCTGCCCATCACCATCACCGAAGACCCCCTGTCCACGGTGGTGCTGGGCTCGGGCAAGGCATTGGACGAGTTGGACCTCCTCAAAGAGGTCATGATCAAATAG
- the mreC gene encoding rod shape-determining protein MreC — translation MNFFRKYRVPIIVALFLLGALAYFSFSAGKGIDRVPGGRYAMELIGPVQRGVTGVGQWFNSIWRRYFALVQAAEENEHLRKDLASLGQRVVDRDELELANRRLKKLLNFQKTLDYPMAAAEVVGADPSGRFQTVIINKGTSAMVEPLMPVVNAEGVVGRVIWASPHYAKLLLLIDANSAVDVLVQRNRSRGIVEGSGSGVLRLKYVIHTADVAVGDKLITSGAAGVFPKGVLVGTVSAVHKEQDGAFQRVEVSPAVDFGRLEEVLVILRKRNLDG, via the coding sequence GTGAACTTCTTCCGCAAGTACCGGGTTCCCATCATCGTGGCCCTGTTCCTCCTGGGGGCCTTGGCCTACTTTTCCTTCAGCGCTGGCAAGGGCATCGACCGGGTGCCCGGCGGGCGCTACGCCATGGAGCTGATCGGCCCGGTGCAGCGCGGGGTCACCGGGGTGGGCCAGTGGTTCAACTCCATCTGGCGGCGCTACTTCGCCCTGGTGCAGGCGGCCGAGGAAAACGAGCACCTGCGCAAGGATCTGGCCTCCCTGGGCCAGCGGGTGGTGGACCGCGACGAGCTGGAGCTGGCCAACCGGCGCCTGAAAAAGCTGCTCAACTTCCAAAAGACCCTGGACTACCCCATGGCCGCCGCCGAGGTGGTGGGCGCCGACCCCAGCGGCCGCTTCCAGACCGTGATCATCAACAAGGGCACTTCGGCCATGGTCGAGCCCTTGATGCCGGTGGTCAACGCCGAGGGCGTGGTGGGCCGGGTCATCTGGGCCAGCCCCCACTACGCCAAGCTGCTGCTGCTCATCGACGCCAACAGCGCGGTGGATGTGCTGGTGCAGCGCAACCGTTCGCGGGGCATCGTGGAGGGCAGCGGCAGCGGGGTCTTGCGCCTCAAGTACGTGATCCACACCGCCGACGTGGCCGTGGGCGACAAGCTCATCACCTCCGGCGCGGCCGGGGTGTTCCCCAAGGGCGTCTTGGTGGGCACGGTGAGCGCGGTGCACAAGGAGCAAGACGGCGCCTTCCAGCGGGTGGAGGTCTCCCCGGCGGTGGACTTCGGCCGTTTGGAAGAGGTGCTGGTGATTCTGCGCAAGCGCAACCTGGACGGCTAG